From a single Photobacterium gaetbulicola Gung47 genomic region:
- a CDS encoding putative bifunctional glutamate synthase subunit beta/2-polyprenylphenol hydroxylase (COG0493,COG1142) → MSDVFEKPETTPGVSQAQRELMLKRMEQNPQRFQQMVIEESMQLIRETLKQGKLSAEFTDKLWQLLLADNELSVALQRYLWRIPLKQKRAFVQALDTHMSERYPMFKGLSVGWPGSNNIPPYVRPAEERRKDFDLVSQGYLGYMGLGYSLREVELFVWLEVIRDKQCEDRPCEIGVPKCDRDGNPAEENDGGCPVKIHIPQVLNLMGEGRFRDAFELIRDANPLPNVTGRVCPQELQCQGVCTHNDRPIEIGQLEWFLPQRERELSNGEPPKPADINPWVAATKPPVAIVGSGPSGLINAYLLAKEGYPVTVFEAFHVLGGVLRYGIPEFRLPNQLVDDVVEKIKALGGRFVTNYIVGKTATLEDLKRAGFTRIFVGTGAGLPRFMNVPGEHLLNIMSANEFLTRVNLMHANEPDYETPMPDMEGKEVMIIGGGNTAMDAARTACRLGANVTIVYRRTQQEMPARVEELHHALEEGIMLKELRSPCEFNGDKNHVLASAKLDVMALGEPDASGRRRPQSTGEFELMKVDFAIMALGNSSNPIVKDANPDLDTSKWGTLLLNKGSQETSLSGVYSGGDATRGGSTAIKAAGDGQAAAREIMGHLDFNAKEVEGLVAQACHYTGLSQTPPKIVKRRQLTEEIVEFTITSPLIARSAKAGQFVRVLADEKGELIPLTLADWDAEAGTIELVIQGLGTSSKLINQMQEGDCFEAIAGPLGQASHVVKHPDNQSVIFTAGGVGLPAVHPIMRAHLEIGNKVTLISGFRSKTHSFWTEEGDKVENLRAAFPGLLEVVYTSNDGTFGIEGFVTNPLEDRLVQHREANSPDSDQTIAEVITIGPPMMMRAVSDQTLGYQVPCVASLNSIMVDATGMCGACMVPVMEDGKLVRKHACIDGPEINSHVIDWDKFLPRFNQFKPQERQSQIAHRLIEE, encoded by the coding sequence ATGAGTGATGTTTTTGAAAAACCAGAAACGACACCTGGCGTGTCGCAAGCTCAACGGGAGCTGATGCTAAAGCGCATGGAGCAAAACCCGCAGCGCTTCCAGCAGATGGTGATCGAAGAGAGCATGCAGCTTATCCGCGAGACGCTCAAGCAAGGCAAGCTGTCAGCTGAATTTACCGATAAGCTCTGGCAGCTGTTGCTGGCCGACAATGAGCTCAGTGTCGCCCTACAGCGTTACCTATGGCGTATCCCGCTCAAGCAAAAGCGTGCTTTTGTGCAGGCGCTCGATACCCATATGTCTGAACGCTACCCGATGTTCAAAGGGCTATCCGTCGGATGGCCCGGTAGCAACAACATACCGCCTTACGTCCGCCCTGCCGAAGAGCGCCGCAAGGACTTTGACTTAGTTAGCCAAGGCTACCTCGGTTACATGGGGCTCGGCTACAGCCTGCGGGAAGTTGAACTGTTCGTGTGGCTGGAAGTGATCCGAGACAAGCAGTGTGAAGACCGCCCGTGTGAAATCGGTGTGCCGAAGTGCGATCGCGACGGTAACCCCGCTGAAGAAAACGACGGAGGCTGCCCGGTTAAGATCCACATTCCTCAGGTTCTCAACCTGATGGGTGAAGGCCGCTTTAGAGACGCTTTCGAGCTGATCCGCGATGCCAACCCACTGCCGAATGTTACCGGCCGGGTTTGCCCGCAGGAGCTGCAATGTCAGGGGGTGTGTACCCACAACGACAGGCCAATAGAAATCGGCCAGTTGGAGTGGTTCCTGCCCCAGCGTGAGCGCGAACTTTCCAACGGTGAACCACCAAAACCGGCTGACATTAACCCTTGGGTTGCGGCGACCAAGCCTCCGGTTGCGATTGTGGGTTCTGGGCCTTCAGGGCTGATCAATGCCTACTTGCTTGCCAAAGAAGGCTACCCAGTTACCGTGTTCGAGGCATTCCATGTCTTGGGCGGGGTACTGAGGTACGGTATCCCTGAGTTCCGCCTGCCTAACCAGTTGGTGGACGATGTGGTTGAGAAAATCAAAGCGCTCGGCGGCCGCTTTGTCACCAACTACATCGTAGGTAAGACCGCAACGCTTGAAGACCTTAAGCGTGCTGGCTTCACGCGCATTTTCGTCGGTACCGGGGCGGGCTTGCCGCGCTTTATGAATGTACCGGGTGAGCATTTGCTGAACATCATGTCGGCCAATGAATTCCTTACCCGTGTCAATCTGATGCACGCCAACGAGCCTGACTACGAAACGCCAATGCCGGATATGGAAGGCAAGGAAGTGATGATCATCGGTGGTGGTAACACCGCGATGGACGCTGCCCGTACCGCTTGCCGTTTGGGGGCCAACGTCACTATCGTCTACCGCCGGACCCAACAGGAAATGCCAGCCCGTGTCGAAGAGCTTCACCATGCGCTCGAAGAAGGGATCATGCTCAAAGAGCTCCGCTCCCCTTGCGAGTTCAACGGCGACAAGAACCATGTTCTGGCCAGTGCCAAACTTGATGTGATGGCGCTGGGCGAGCCCGATGCGTCTGGCCGTAGACGTCCACAGTCTACCGGTGAGTTTGAGCTGATGAAGGTCGACTTTGCCATTATGGCCTTGGGTAACAGCTCTAACCCGATCGTCAAAGACGCTAACCCAGACTTGGATACCTCCAAGTGGGGTACGCTGCTGCTCAACAAAGGCTCGCAAGAGACCTCGCTAAGCGGCGTGTACAGTGGTGGTGATGCTACCCGTGGTGGTTCTACCGCGATCAAGGCCGCTGGTGACGGTCAGGCAGCGGCAAGAGAGATCATGGGCCACCTTGATTTCAACGCCAAGGAAGTCGAAGGGCTAGTCGCACAAGCTTGCCACTACACGGGGCTTAGCCAAACGCCGCCGAAAATCGTCAAACGTCGGCAATTGACCGAGGAAATTGTCGAGTTCACCATTACCTCACCGCTGATTGCCCGCTCAGCCAAGGCGGGACAGTTTGTCAGGGTACTGGCGGATGAAAAAGGTGAATTGATCCCGCTGACTCTGGCCGACTGGGACGCCGAGGCCGGCACTATCGAGCTAGTGATCCAAGGTCTGGGGACCAGCTCCAAGCTGATCAACCAAATGCAAGAAGGCGACTGCTTCGAGGCCATTGCCGGCCCACTGGGGCAAGCAAGCCACGTGGTGAAACACCCTGACAACCAGAGTGTTATCTTCACCGCTGGCGGCGTTGGTCTGCCGGCGGTACACCCGATCATGCGTGCCCATCTGGAAATCGGCAACAAAGTCACTCTGATCTCCGGTTTCAGAAGCAAAACCCATAGCTTCTGGACCGAGGAAGGTGACAAAGTCGAGAACCTCCGGGCTGCGTTCCCAGGTTTGCTGGAAGTGGTTTACACCAGTAATGACGGTACATTCGGCATCGAAGGGTTCGTGACTAATCCGCTGGAAGATCGCCTGGTGCAGCACAGGGAAGCCAATAGTCCTGATTCTGATCAGACAATTGCAGAAGTCATCACCATAGGTCCGCCAATGATGATGCGTGCAGTGAGCGATCAGACTCTAGGCTATCAAGTCCCTTGTGTTGCCAGCCTCAACTCCATCATGGTGGATGCCACCGGCATGTGTGGCGCCTGCATGGTGCCAGTGATGGAAGACGGCAAACTGGTGCGCAAGCACGCCTGTATCGATGGTCCTGAAATCAACAGCCATGTCATCGACTGGGACAAGTTCTTGCCAAGGTTTAACCAGTTCAAACCACAAGAGCGCCAGAGCCAGATCGCGCACCGGTTGATTGAGGAGTAA
- a CDS encoding hypothetical protein (COG3360) has product MSGPDHHTYKKMELVGSSPDSIEDAISNAIERANETVKNLRWFEVVETRGHIEDGKVAHWQVTIKIGFTLEE; this is encoded by the coding sequence ATGAGTGGCCCCGATCATCACACCTACAAAAAAATGGAACTGGTTGGCTCGTCTCCAGACAGTATTGAAGACGCAATCAGCAACGCTATTGAACGGGCAAACGAAACCGTCAAAAACCTGCGCTGGTTTGAGGTCGTCGAAACCCGCGGCCATATTGAAGATGGCAAAGTGGCCCACTGGCAGGTAACCATTAAAATCGGCTTTACCCTAGAAGAGTAA